A DNA window from Candidatus Nanopelagicales bacterium contains the following coding sequences:
- the atpE gene encoding ATP synthase F0 subunit C translates to MLETIAEVSGNLGAVGYGLAAIGPGIGIGLIFGNGVQAIARQPEAYGVIRQNMFIGFALAEALALLGFVAPFVFT, encoded by the coding sequence ATGCTGGAGACCATCGCAGAAGTTTCCGGAAACCTGGGCGCAGTTGGGTATGGCCTCGCGGCCATCGGCCCCGGTATCGGTATCGGCCTCATTTTCGGTAATGGCGTACAAGCCATCGCCCGTCAGCCAGAGGCTTATGGCGTAATCCGTCAGAACATGTTCATCGGCTTCGCGCTGGCAGAGGCGTTGGCACTGTTGGGCTTCGTCGCCCCGTTCGTGTTCACCTAA